The Crassaminicella indica genomic interval AAGGTTTATCTGTTCTTGAATATTTTATATCAACACATGGTGCTAGAAAGGGTCTTGCAGATACGGCTCTTCGTACTGCTGACTCAGGATATTTAACAAGAAGACTTGTTGATGTTAGTCAAGATGTGATTATTAGAGAAGATGATTGTGGCACAACAGAGGGTATGTATGTAGAAGCATTTAAAGATGGAAATGAACTTATAGAGTCATTATATGATAGAATAGTTGGTAGATATGCAGTAGAGGATGTACTGCATCCTGAAACAGGAGAAATAATCGTAAAGAAAGGCAGCGAAATTAAAGAAGAGGCTGCAGATAAAATTGTTAAAGCAGGTATAGAAAGAGTAAAAATAAGAACAGTTCTTAATTGTAAAGCAAGACATGGTGTATGTGGTCACTGTTATGGAAGGAACTTAGCAACAGGACAATCTATAGATGTTGGAGAAGCTGTTGGGATTATTGCTGCTCAATCCATTGGAGAACCGGGAACGCAGCTTACAATGCGTACTTTCCATACAGGTGGAGTTGCAGGTAACGATATTACACAAGGTCTTCCAAGGGTAGAAGAATTATTTGAGGCTAGAAAACCAAAAGGACTTGCTATTATTACAGAAATTCCAGGTGTAGTATCTATTAATGAAGCCAAAAAGAATAAAGAAGTAATAGTAACAGATGACGATGGACAGCAAAAGACATATTCAATTCCTTATGGTTCTAGGATAAAAGTAAAGGAAGGTCAAAGAATAAAGGCTGGGGACCCTATAACAGAAGGTTCTATAAATCCTCATGACATATTAAAGATAAAAGGTGTAACAGGTGTTCAAGAATATCTTGTAAAAGAGGTTCAAAGAGTTTATAGACTTCAAGGAGTTGATATTAACGATAAACATATTGAAGTCATTGTAAGACAAATGGTTTCAAAGGTTAAGATAGAAACTGCTGGAGATACAGAATTGCTTCCTGGAGGGCTTTGTAATATTCATGAATTTGAAGAAGTAAATAAAAAAGCAGAGGAAGAAGGATTAACACCTGCAACAGCTAAAAGAGTTCTTTTAGGAATTACAAAAGCATCTTTAGCTACAGAATCCTTCTTATCAGCAGCATCATTCCAAGAAACTACAAGAGTTCTTACAGAAGCTGCAATAAAGGGAAAAGAAGATCATCTGATTGGATTAAAAGAAAATGTAATCATTGGTAAATTGATTCCAGCAGGTACAGGAATGAAAAGATATAAAAGTATTGCTATAGAGCGTAGAGATGCTGAATAATGGTAAAAAATTATGAGTTGACAGCATACAAAGTTAGTGCTAGAATGATAAAGTGTGCAATTAAGAGATAGTTGACTTTTTAAATACACATAAAGATTATGCAGTTGCATAATCTTTATGGTGTTTAATAAAGGAGGAAACTATATGCTTGAAGAATTGAAAAATGAAAAGAAGTTAGTAGTAGGCACAAAGCAAGCTTTAAAAATGGTGAAGGAAGATAAGGCGCAGACACTTTTTATTGCAAAAGATGCAGAAAAACATGTTACAAGAACTATTGAAGAAGAAGCTAAGGAAAAAAATGTACAAATTGTTTATGCTGAATCAATGAAGAAGCTTGGAAAAGCTTGTGGGATCAATAGAGGTGCTGCTACTGCTGTCATACTAAAATAGCAGCTTAAATTAAACAAAGCTAATAAATAATGCAAAACATCATAGGAATGCTCCTATGTGAAATAAATTTCTTTTTTGAAATTTTGGAAGGAGGTGCATGGAATGCCTACAATTAACCAATTAGTGCGTAAATCAAGAGAAAAAGTTGAGTATAAATCAACTGCTCCAGCACTACAAAAAGGATTTAACTCTTTACAAAGAAAAGCAACTAATATTAGTTCACCTCAAAAAAGAGGAGTTTGTACATCTGTAAAGACTGTAACTCCTAAAAAACCTAACTCAGCTCTAAGAAAAGTTGCCAGAGTAAGATTGACAAATGGTATTGAGGTTACTGCTTATATACCAGGAATTGGACACAATCTTCAAGAGCACAGTGTTGTTTTAATCAGAGGTGGAAGAGTAAAAGACTTACCAGGGGTTAGATACCACATTGTAAGAGGTACCCTTGATACAGCAGGAGTTCAAAACAGAAATCAAGGAAGATCTAAGTACGGTGCAAAGAAACCTAAGAAAAAATAATTGAACGTCGAGCGAAAATGCGCCCATCTTATTGGGTGGGCTTAATATATATTGCATTAAGCACGACGGCAATCTTTTGGTTGTCGAGTACCGATGAGAGAATGATTGTTAAGGAGGGAAGAAAAGTGCCAAGAAAAGGACATGTACCAAAAAGAGAAGTTTTACCAGATCCGATATATGGAAGCAAGATTGTAACAAAGCTAATCAACAATATCATGCTAGATGGTAAAAAAGGAACTGCTCAAAAAATTGTATATAATGCATTTGAAATGGTAAAAGAGCAAACAGGTGAAGAACCATTAGAAGTGTTTGAAAAAGCAATGAATAATATTATGCCAGTTCTTGAAGTTAAAGCGAGACGTGTAGGTGGTGCAAACTACCAAGTACCAGTAGAAGTAAGACCTGAAAGAAGACAAACATTGGGTCTTAGATGGTTAACAACTTATTCTCGTAATAGAGGCGAAAGAACTATGGTAGAAAGACTAGCGAAAGAAATTATGGATGCTGCTAATAACACAGGAGCAGCTGTTAAAAAGAAAGAAGATACACATAAAATGGCAGAAGCTAATAAAGCATTTGCACATTATAGATGGTAATTACTTCTTATTAGTTATATTGTCGCCGATTTTGGGGACAATATTTTCTGTAGCAATGCGGAACCAAGAAAGGAGGAGAAAATGTGCCTAGAAAGTTTCCATTAAAGAAAACTCGTAATATAGGGATTATGGCTCATATAGATGCGGGTAAAACAACAACAACTGAAAGAATATTATTCTATACAGGAAGAACACATAAAATTGGTGAAGTGCATGAAGGTGGAGCAACAATGGACTGGATGGAGCAAGAACAGGAGAGAGGTATTACTATTACTTCTGCTGCTACAACTTGCCAATGGAAAGGTCATAGAATAAACATTATTGACACACCGGGGCACGTGGACTTTACTGTAGAGGTTGAAAGATCACTTCGTGTACTTGATGGTGCAGTAGCTGTATTCTGTGCAAAGGGTGGTGTTGAACCTCAATCAGAAACAGTATGGCGTCAAGCTGAAAAATATCAAGTTCCTAGAATGGCATTTGTTAATAAAATGGACATCATGGGAGCTGACTTCTATAATGTTGTGGATATGATGAAGGATCGTTTAAAAGCGAACGCAGTGCCAATTCAATTACCTATTGGAAAAGAAGATACTTTTGTAGGACTTGTAGACCTTATAGAAATGAATGCAAGAATCTATAAAGATGATCTAGGAAGAGAAATAGAAACTACTGAAATTCCAGAGGATATGTTAGAACAAGCTGAAGAATACAGAATGGCATTAGTAGAAGCTGTAGCTGAAGCAGATGAAGAATTAATGATGAAATATCTTGAAGGAGAAGAACTAACAGTAGAAGAGATAAAAGAAGGAATCAGAAAGCAAACTATTGCAAATAATATGGTTCCAGTATGCTGTGGTTCTGCATATAAAAACAAGGGTGTTCAGTTAATGTTAGATGCTGTAGTTGACTTTATGCCATCTCCTTTAGATATTCCAGCTATAAAAGGAGTTCTTCCAGATACTGATGAAGAGGCTGAAAGACCTGCAGATGATAAAGGACCATTCTCAGCGTTAGCATTTAAGATTATGGCAGATCCATATGTAGGAAAGCTTGCTTTCTTCAGAGTATATTCAGGAGTGCTTAAATCAGGATCATATGTTTACAATTCTACAAAAGGCAAAAAAGAAAGAATTGGACGTATTCTTCAGATGCATGCAAATAGTAGAGAAGAGATATCTGAAGTGTATGCTGGAGATATTGCTGCGGCAGTAGGTTTAAAAGATACAACAACTGGAGATACTCTATGTGATCAAGATAATCCAATTATCTTAGAATCTATGGAATTCCCAGAGCCTGTAATTGAAATTGCAATTGAACCAAAAACAAAAGCAGGACAGCAAAAGATGGGTATGTCTTTAGCAAAGCTTGCTGAAGAGGATCCTACTTTTAGAACTTGGACAAATGAAGAAACAGGTCAAACAATTATTGCTGGTATGGGTGAACTTCACCTTGAAATTATCGTAGATAGATTGTTAAGAGAGTTTAAAGTAGAAGCTAATGTTGGTAAGCCACAGGTTGCTTACAAAGAGACAATTACTGCTCCAACAGAAGTTGATACAAAATATGCTCGTCAGTCTGGTGGACGTGGACAATACGGACACGTTAAGCTTAGAGTTACACCAAAAGAGCCAGGAACTGGATATGAATTTGTCAACTCAATTGTTGGTGGAGCTATTCCAAAGGAATATATTCCTCACGTTGATGCAGGTATACAAAGTGCTATGGAAAATGGTATATTAGCAGGCTTCCCAGTAGTTGACGTAAAAGTTGAATTATATGATGGTTCTTACCATGAGGTAGACTCATCAGAAATGGCATTCAAAATAGCTGGTTCTATGGCGTTTAAAGAGGCTATGAAAAAGGCAAAACCAGTATTACTTGAGCCATACTTTAAGGTTGAGGTTGTTGTACCTGAAGAGTACATGGGAGATGTTATCGGAGATATCAACTCTAGACGTGGAAAAATTGAAGGAATGGAACCAAGATCAGGAGCACAAGTAATTAGAGGATATGTGCCACTAGCAGAAATGTTTGGATATGCAACAGACCTACGTTCAAAAACACAGGGTCGTGGAACTTATGTAATGCAATTTGATCACTTTGAACAAGTGCCAACTAGCATTGCTGAAAAAATTATTAATGGTAAATAGATTGTTGCCAGATGAAAGTCTGGCAGCAAAATAAATTCCTTAGTGAATAAAAATCACAAAGATATTTGGGATTGAAAAGGAGGAGAAACAAATGGCAAAAGCTAAATTTGAGAGAAATAAGCCACATGTTAACATTGGAACAATCGGTCACGTTGACCACGGTAAAACAACATTAACAGCAGCGATTACAATGACATTAAACAAAAGATTTGGAACTGGAGAAGCAGTAGCATTCGAAAATATCGATAAAGCTCCAGAAGAAAGAGAAAGAGGAATCACAATTTCAACAGCACACGTTGAGTATGAAACACCAAACAGACACTACGCACACGTTGACTGTCCAGGACATGCTGACTACGTTAAAAACATGATTACAGGAGCAGCACAAATGGACGGAGCGATCCTAGTGGTTGCAGCAACAGATGGTCCAATGCCTCAAACAAGAGAGCATATCTTACTATCAAGACAAGTAGGTGTACCATACATCGTAGTATTCTTAAACAAATGTGATATGGTAGACGATGAAGAATTATTAGACTTAGTAGAAATGGAAGTAAGAGAATTATTAAACGAATATGAATTCCCAGGAGATGATACACCAATCGTTAGAGGATCAGCATTAGAAGCATTAAACGATCCAGATGGACCATGGGGAGATAAAATCGTAGAATTATTCGAAGCAATCGATGAGTACATTCCTGAGCCACAAAGAGATACAGACAAGCCATTCATCATGCCAGTAGAGGACGTATTCTCAATCACAGGAAGAGGAACAGTAGCAACAGGAAGAGTAGAAAGAGGAATCCTAAAAGTACAAGATGAAGTAGAAATCGTAGGATTATCAGAAGAGCCAAGAAAAGTAGTAGTAACAGGAGTAGAAATGTTCAGAAAGCTACTAGATCAAGCACAAGCAGGAGATAACATCGGAGCACTTCTAAGAGGTGTGCAAAGAGATGAAATCGAAAGAGGACAAGTATTAGCAAAGCCAGGAACAATCAATCCACATACAAAATTCAAAGCTGAAGTTTACGTATTAAAGAAAGAAGAAGGTGGAAGACATACACCATTCTTTAAAGGATACAGACCACAGTTCTACTTCAGAACAACAGATATCACAGGATCAATCGAGTTACCAGAAGGCGTAGAAATGTGTATGCCAGGAGATAACGTAACAATGGAAATTGAGCTAATCAGCCCAATCGCTATTGAAGAAGGATTAAGATTTGCTATCCGTGAGGGTGGTAGAACAGTTGGAGCAGGTGTTGTTGCTCAAATTATTGAATAGTTAAATAATGAAGCCGAGGGATTTCCCTCGGCTAAAAAATAAATAGAAATGATCATAAAATTTATATGACAAGGCAATTCAAAAAGGCTTGTTTGTTTTCTGTGTAAAATTACTATTAAATCACAAAAAAAAAATAAAGTCAAGACTTGTTTAATGATCAATATTCAAATATACTATAATAGTGTGTTTGCGGGACTGCAATGACGTGGAAGGTTGCCAAATGAATGTTTTGGGAAATTTTCACTGAGAATGTCCGTTCAAGAATCGGGCGACAGAATATCAGTAAGCTTTCCGAATTTAAAACAACTGGGGAACACCCGGGAGAGTGTACTGTGTTCTAGTCGTACGTGAAAAAAGTATGCGTGCGATGAAAAGGAGGGAAACACAATGGCAAACAAACAAAAAATTAGAATTAGATTAAAGGCTTTTGATCACAAAATTTTAGATCAATCATCAGAAAAAATCGTAGAGACTGCGAAAAGAACAGGTGCAGATGTATCAGGACCTGTGCCACTACCAACTGAAAAGCAAATAATTACGATTTTAAGAGCTGTTCATAAGTATAAAGATTCTAGAGAACAGTTTGAACAAAGAACACATAAAAGATTGATTGACATCTTAAATCCAACACCTAAAACTGTTGATGCGTTAATGAGATTAGATTTACCAGCAGGTGTTGATATTGAAATTAAATTATAATGAATGTAGCTACTAAGAAGTAGGTTGATATATATGCCTATACCTCTCTTAGTATGATTACAAAATAAAATGTAATCCGCTGTAAGAACATCAGGAGGTGTAAAAATGAAAGGTATTTTAGGAAGAAAAATAGGAATGACACAAATCTTTAATGAAGAAGGAAGTGTGATTCCAGTAACAGTTGTTGAAGCTGGACCAGTTTATGTAACGCAAATCAAAACTGTTGAAAAAGATGGATACAATGCTATCCAAGTAGGATATGAAGACAAAAAAGAAAATAGAGCAAACAAGCCAGAAAAAGGACATTTTGAAAAAGCTGGTGTAAGTCCTAAGAAATTCGTAAAAGAATTCCGTGTAGAAAATGCTGCTGACTATAAAATTGGTCAAGAAATTAAAGTGGACATTTTTGCTGATGGAATCAAAGTAGATGTTACAGGAACTTCAAAGGGTAAAGGAACACAAGGTCCGATTAAGAGACATAATCAAGCAAGAGGACCTATGGGTCATGGTTCTAAGTATCATAGAGGACCAGGTTCGTTAGGTGCCAGCTCATATCCAAGTAGAGTATTTAAAGGAATGAAAATGGCTGGAAGAATGGGTAATGAAACGGTAACAGTTCAAAACCTTGAAGTAGCAAAAGTAGATGTAGAAAAGAATCTTATATTAATAAAAGGAGCAATTCCAGGACCTAAAGGTGGAGTTGTTACAATAAAAGAAAGTGTTAAAGCTAAGTAATAATCTAGCTACAGAAGGGAGGAAGTAAAATGCCAAAGGTTGATTTATATAATGTTTCAGGTCAACAAGTAGGTGAAATCGAATTAAGTGAAAATATCTTCGGAGCTGAAATAAATACAAGTGTATTGCATGAAGTTGTAAAAAACTATTTAGCAAATCAAAGACAAGGTACACAATCTGCTAAAACAAGAGCAGAGGTTAGAGGTGGCGGTAGAAAGCCATGGAGACAAAAAGGAACAGGTAGAGCACGTCAAGGAAGTATCAGAGCACCACAATGGGTTGGTGGAGGAGTAGTATTCGCACCAAAACCAAGAAGCTATAGATATACATTACCAAAGAAGGTAAAAAGACTTGCTATGAAGTCTGCATTAACTGCTAAGGTAAAAGAAAATGAAATTGTTGTTTTAGATGAACTTAAAATGGATGCGTTTAAAACAAAAGATATGGTAAATATCTTAAACAACTTAAAGGTGGAAAAGAAAGCATTAATCGTTCTTGATGAGAAAAATGATTATGTTATAAAATCAGCTAGCAACATCAAAGGAGTAACAACTACTCTTGTAAACACATTAAATGTTTATGATATTTTAAACCATGATAAGTTTATCGTAACAAAAGACGCTGTACACAAGATAGAGGAGGTGTACGCATAATGAAGACACCATACGATATCGTGAAAAAGCCATTAATCAGTGAAAGAAGTATGGATGATATGGCTGAAAGAAAATATACTTTTATAGTTGATATAAACGCTAATAAAACAGAAATCAAAAAAGCTGTTGAAGAAATTTTTGGCGTAGAAGTAGAAAAAGTAAACACAGTGCGTGTAAAAGGTAAATACAAGAGAATGGGAATGAATGTTGGGAAAAGACCTGATAGAAAAAAAGCGATTATTAAATTAACTCCTAACAGCAAAGAGATCGAATTCTTTGAAGGAATGCAGTAGATAAAAGTACGAGTAAAGAAGGAGGGAAAGAGCAATGGGAATCAAGAAGTTTAACCCAACTTCTCCAGCGTTAAGACAAATGACAGTTTCTACGTTCGAGGAAATCACAAAAAAAGAACCTGAAAAGTCATTGTTAGTACCACTTACAAAAAAAGCTGGAAGAAATGCACAGGGTAAAATTACTGTTCGTCATAGAGGTGGCGGTGCGAAAAGAAAATATAGAATTATTGATTTTAAAAGAAATAAAGATGGTATACCTGCAAAGGTAACTGCTATCGAGTATGATCCAAATAGATCAGCTAATATTGCACTTTTAACTTATGCAGATGGTGAAAAAAGATATATTATTGCTCCTAACAAATTAAATGTGGGAGATACAGTTATGTCTGGAGAAGGTGCAGATATAAAGGTAGGAAATGCACTAAAGTTAAAGGATATTCCAGTGGGTACAGTTATCCACAATATTGAAATGAAGCCTGGAAAAGGTGCTCAATTAGTTAGAGCAGCAGGAAATTCTGCTCAACTTATGGCGAAAGAAGGAAAGTATGCACAGGTTAGATTACCTTCCGGTGAGGTAAGACTTGTAAGTATCAATTGTAAAGCAACAATTGGTCAAGTAGGAAACTTAGATCATGAAAATATTACAATTGGTAAAGCGGGACGTAAACGTCATATGGGTATTAGACCTACTGTAAGAGGTTCTGTAATGAACCCTAACGATCACCCTCATGGTGGTGGAGAAGGTAGAGCCCCTGTAG includes:
- a CDS encoding ribosomal L7Ae/L30e/S12e/Gadd45 family protein, which encodes MLEELKNEKKLVVGTKQALKMVKEDKAQTLFIAKDAEKHVTRTIEEEAKEKNVQIVYAESMKKLGKACGINRGAATAVILK
- the rpsL gene encoding 30S ribosomal protein S12, translating into MPTINQLVRKSREKVEYKSTAPALQKGFNSLQRKATNISSPQKRGVCTSVKTVTPKKPNSALRKVARVRLTNGIEVTAYIPGIGHNLQEHSVVLIRGGRVKDLPGVRYHIVRGTLDTAGVQNRNQGRSKYGAKKPKKK
- the rpsG gene encoding 30S ribosomal protein S7, with amino-acid sequence MPRKGHVPKREVLPDPIYGSKIVTKLINNIMLDGKKGTAQKIVYNAFEMVKEQTGEEPLEVFEKAMNNIMPVLEVKARRVGGANYQVPVEVRPERRQTLGLRWLTTYSRNRGERTMVERLAKEIMDAANNTGAAVKKKEDTHKMAEANKAFAHYRW
- the fusA gene encoding elongation factor G, translating into MPRKFPLKKTRNIGIMAHIDAGKTTTTERILFYTGRTHKIGEVHEGGATMDWMEQEQERGITITSAATTCQWKGHRINIIDTPGHVDFTVEVERSLRVLDGAVAVFCAKGGVEPQSETVWRQAEKYQVPRMAFVNKMDIMGADFYNVVDMMKDRLKANAVPIQLPIGKEDTFVGLVDLIEMNARIYKDDLGREIETTEIPEDMLEQAEEYRMALVEAVAEADEELMMKYLEGEELTVEEIKEGIRKQTIANNMVPVCCGSAYKNKGVQLMLDAVVDFMPSPLDIPAIKGVLPDTDEEAERPADDKGPFSALAFKIMADPYVGKLAFFRVYSGVLKSGSYVYNSTKGKKERIGRILQMHANSREEISEVYAGDIAAAVGLKDTTTGDTLCDQDNPIILESMEFPEPVIEIAIEPKTKAGQQKMGMSLAKLAEEDPTFRTWTNEETGQTIIAGMGELHLEIIVDRLLREFKVEANVGKPQVAYKETITAPTEVDTKYARQSGGRGQYGHVKLRVTPKEPGTGYEFVNSIVGGAIPKEYIPHVDAGIQSAMENGILAGFPVVDVKVELYDGSYHEVDSSEMAFKIAGSMAFKEAMKKAKPVLLEPYFKVEVVVPEEYMGDVIGDINSRRGKIEGMEPRSGAQVIRGYVPLAEMFGYATDLRSKTQGRGTYVMQFDHFEQVPTSIAEKIINGK
- the tuf gene encoding elongation factor Tu, coding for MAKAKFERNKPHVNIGTIGHVDHGKTTLTAAITMTLNKRFGTGEAVAFENIDKAPEERERGITISTAHVEYETPNRHYAHVDCPGHADYVKNMITGAAQMDGAILVVAATDGPMPQTREHILLSRQVGVPYIVVFLNKCDMVDDEELLDLVEMEVRELLNEYEFPGDDTPIVRGSALEALNDPDGPWGDKIVELFEAIDEYIPEPQRDTDKPFIMPVEDVFSITGRGTVATGRVERGILKVQDEVEIVGLSEEPRKVVVTGVEMFRKLLDQAQAGDNIGALLRGVQRDEIERGQVLAKPGTINPHTKFKAEVYVLKKEEGGRHTPFFKGYRPQFYFRTTDITGSIELPEGVEMCMPGDNVTMEIELISPIAIEEGLRFAIREGGRTVGAGVVAQIIE
- the rpsJ gene encoding 30S ribosomal protein S10, which codes for MANKQKIRIRLKAFDHKILDQSSEKIVETAKRTGADVSGPVPLPTEKQIITILRAVHKYKDSREQFEQRTHKRLIDILNPTPKTVDALMRLDLPAGVDIEIKL
- the rplC gene encoding 50S ribosomal protein L3: MKGILGRKIGMTQIFNEEGSVIPVTVVEAGPVYVTQIKTVEKDGYNAIQVGYEDKKENRANKPEKGHFEKAGVSPKKFVKEFRVENAADYKIGQEIKVDIFADGIKVDVTGTSKGKGTQGPIKRHNQARGPMGHGSKYHRGPGSLGASSYPSRVFKGMKMAGRMGNETVTVQNLEVAKVDVEKNLILIKGAIPGPKGGVVTIKESVKAK
- the rplD gene encoding 50S ribosomal protein L4, whose protein sequence is MPKVDLYNVSGQQVGEIELSENIFGAEINTSVLHEVVKNYLANQRQGTQSAKTRAEVRGGGRKPWRQKGTGRARQGSIRAPQWVGGGVVFAPKPRSYRYTLPKKVKRLAMKSALTAKVKENEIVVLDELKMDAFKTKDMVNILNNLKVEKKALIVLDEKNDYVIKSASNIKGVTTTLVNTLNVYDILNHDKFIVTKDAVHKIEEVYA
- the rplW gene encoding 50S ribosomal protein L23 encodes the protein MKTPYDIVKKPLISERSMDDMAERKYTFIVDINANKTEIKKAVEEIFGVEVEKVNTVRVKGKYKRMGMNVGKRPDRKKAIIKLTPNSKEIEFFEGMQ
- the rplB gene encoding 50S ribosomal protein L2, producing MGIKKFNPTSPALRQMTVSTFEEITKKEPEKSLLVPLTKKAGRNAQGKITVRHRGGGAKRKYRIIDFKRNKDGIPAKVTAIEYDPNRSANIALLTYADGEKRYIIAPNKLNVGDTVMSGEGADIKVGNALKLKDIPVGTVIHNIEMKPGKGAQLVRAAGNSAQLMAKEGKYAQVRLPSGEVRLVSINCKATIGQVGNLDHENITIGKAGRKRHMGIRPTVRGSVMNPNDHPHGGGEGRAPVGRPSPMTPWGKPAIGYKTRKKNKSSDKFIIKRRNQK